The genome window CGAATGGTTCAACAAGCTGTAGCCCAAATTCTTACGCCTATCTTTGAGCGTATTTTCTCTGATAATAGCTTTGGCTTCCGTCCCCACCGTGGGGCCCATGACGCTATTTCAAAAGTAGTAGATCTTTATAATCAAGGTTATCGAAGAGTTGTCGACTTAGACCTAAAAGCCTATTTTGATAACGTTAATCATGACTTGATGATTAAGTATCTCCAACAATATATTGATGACCCATGGACACTAAGACTCATTCGTAAGTTTCTAACTAGCGGAGTCTTAGACCATGGGCTTTTCGCTAAGAGTGAAAAAGGAACCCCACAAGGAGGGCCATTGTCACCACTACTGGCGAACATCTATCTAAATGAGTTGGACGAAGAGTTGACTAGACGTGGTCACCACTTTGTGCGCTATGCGGATGATTGTAACATCTATGTTAAAAGTCAACGAGCCGGAGAACGAGTAATGCGAAGCATTACCCAGTTTCTAGAAAAGCGCTTGAAAGTTAAAGTGAACCCAGATAAAACCAAAGTCGGTAGCCCGCTACGGTTGAAGTTTCTTGGCTTTTCGTTGGGTGTAGACCACAATGGGGCCTACGCCCGTCCAGCTAAACAATCGCAACAACGAGTAAAGAAAGCACTGAAGTTATTAACTAAACGTAATCGTGGAATATCTCTGACAAGAATGTTTGAAGAAATTCATCGAAAAATGCGTGGGTGGCTTCAGTACTACTCAATTGGTAAACTAACTAACTTTATTCAACGCCTTGACAAGTGGTTGAGGGTCCGAATAAGGCAGTATATTTGGAAGCAATGGAAAAATTTTAAAACTAAGGTAACTAACTTACATAAGTTGGGGCTGTCCCAGCGTGATGCACATGTCTTCGCTAGTACCCGAAAGGGCTACTGGCGAACTGCACATAGTAAGACCTTGAGCTATTCTCTAACTAATAGAAAACTGGAACAACTTGGACTTATGAATATGTCCAAGACGCTCCAGTCAATTCAATGTGATTAAGTTGTCGAACCGCCGTATACGGAACCGTACGTACGGTGGTGTGAGAGGTCGATAATTGAACTAATTAATTATCTCCTACTCGATTTTAAAACTTATAAAAATGTCTAACTTTTTTATTGCACTTCATCAGGGACCTTCGGTTTAGCAAGTAGCTATCAGCCAGCTACTTAAATTCAGTCGATTTTCACCGGCAAGTTAAAATCGACTGAACATTGCTCTTAATTTGTAGGTTAATTATACCGCAAACCAGTCCCCAAGGACAAGTTAAGGATAGTTAAAAACAAATTGAAGTCAATGGACTAAGTAGCTAACTGGAGCTATTTAGTCCATTTTTTGTTGTTAGAAATTGGTAGATTGTAAAATTTAAGTTGAACATATTAGTGGACAGAAAAAACCATAAAGGTCTTTAATGGTGTCACCACAACATTCCACTAGAAAGAAGGACCTTTATGGGCACCACTATTTTATCATTTGAAGACCGCGTTGTCATCGAAACACTTCATCATGAAAAGCACTCACTTCAATATATTGCCGATTATTTAGGCTTTAGTAAAACCACTATCTTTAAGGAGGTTCATCGCTTAGCTGGTGAGTATCACGCAGTTAAGGCTCAAACTGATCATGAAGTTAAACTTAGTCATCGTGGTCGTAAAACCATCTTAACGACTAACCTAAAGCGATTGATTGAAGAAAAAATCAAGATCCAAAAATGGTCAATTGAACAAGTGGCTCATGTAGTTAGAATTGCCTACAAAACCATCTATAACTGGATTGATCAGGGACTACTGGA of Limosilactobacillus reuteri contains these proteins:
- the ltrA gene encoding group II intron reverse transcriptase/maturase; the protein is MRQSQKTEQQADRLSRIGLENRKYTRARSTGYGEGKGMSVTIQDLVLDRNNLNQAYLRVKRNKGAAGVDDMIVNDLLPYLRENKTELIASLREGKYKPAPVKRVEISKPNGGVRRLGIPTVVDRMVQQAVAQILTPIFERIFSDNSFGFRPHRGAHDAISKVVDLYNQGYRRVVDLDLKAYFDNVNHDLMIKYLQQYIDDPWTLRLIRKFLTSGVLDHGLFAKSEKGTPQGGPLSPLLANIYLNELDEELTRRGHHFVRYADDCNIYVKSQRAGERVMRSITQFLEKRLKVKVNPDKTKVGSPLRLKFLGFSLGVDHNGAYARPAKQSQQRVKKALKLLTKRNRGISLTRMFEEIHRKMRGWLQYYSIGKLTNFIQRLDKWLRVRIRQYIWKQWKNFKTKVTNLHKLGLSQRDAHVFASTRKGYWRTAHSKTLSYSLTNRKLEQLGLMNMSKTLQSIQCD